From Styela clava chromosome 6, kaStyClav1.hap1.2, whole genome shotgun sequence, one genomic window encodes:
- the LOC144424505 gene encoding E3 SUMO-protein ligase ZBED1-like has protein sequence MMNRKSPVWRHFTPPAKDDDERQYVVCKRCGDKLSYHATTSNLLAHIKRRHVTICLNPDNRSDLDESSSKQSKLELIRPILPAQQEKITSLVVDFIVKDMRPLSTIEGTHFKRLMGHVAPNYSLPSRRTITRRVEEEYCEKKMELKRLLENIKHMSLTFDAWTSVKMEAYLGITAHYVDAKFNLCSCVLSVKPLDDRHTAKNICEWVEEVLNDFGVSPHAVCAAVSDNGSNMKAAKDIFHEKFGWASVACAAHTLQLCLNKGLGINGIEKPLAAARRLVQHFKRSELATSALGKKCEEMKLTSKRLIMDVSTRWNSTYNMLVRLQELQWPILAILGNKNITNATKASALTIKPGDWEIFKQLIPVLEPFAEATDLLGGEKYVSISIKNPYIKGLKKHLSREKDDELLVIRQFRQKVKGEMEERFPIDLNDISSKAMALDPRYKLRGLRTVESLQLKSAIELELTVLFEQTVVEKAEPSSSSVQQSTSIISLAFESSESDDSADTEVPVVANEVNKFFSSKVLSECSNPLTWWKEQNANYPNLSKLVGKYMCVTATSTPSERLFSAAGNTATELRSSLTGSHVEALVFLKCNSDI, from the exons ATGATGAATAGGAAATCTCCCGTTTGGCGCCACTTTACTCCCCCAGCCAAAGACGATGACGAACGCCAGTACGTCGTGTGCAAGAGATGCGGAGACAAACTTAGTTACCATGCTACCACTAGTAATCTATTAGCCCATATTAAAAGAAGGCATGTAACTATTTGTTTGAACCCTGATAATCGAAGTGATTTGGACGAGTCCTCCAGTAAACAGTCCAAATTGGAACTTATTCGTCCCATCCTCCCTGCTCAGCAAGAAAAGATTACTTCTCTAGTTGTGGATTTTATTGTAAAGGATATGCGCCCGCTCAGCACAATAGAAGGAACACATTTCAAGCGCTTAATGGGACATGTTGCACCAAATTATTCACTGCCATCCAGGAGGACCATAACACGACGTGTAGAGGAAGAATATTGTGAAAAAAAGATGGAGCTTAAGAGACTTCTTGAAAACATTAAGCATATGAGCTTGACTTTCGATGCTTGGACTAGTGTGAAAATGGAAGCATATTTGGGCATTACAGCCCATTATGTTGATGCCAAATTTAATCTGTGTTCATGTGTGTTAAGTGTGAAACCTTTGGATGATAGACatactgcaaaaaatatttgtgagtGGGTAGAAGAAGTTCTCAATGACTTTGGTGTTAGTCCCCACGCTGTCTGTGCAGCAGTAAGCGATAATGGATCTAATATGAAGGCAGCCaaagatatttttcatgaaaaatttgGTTGGGCTAGTGTTGCTTGTGCAGCGCACACTCTCCAACTTTGTTTAAACAAAGGATTGGGAATAAACGGCATAGAAAAACCTCTTGCAGCAGCTCGACGACTAGTGCAACATTTTAAGAGAAGTGAATTGGCGACCAGTGCACTGGGGAAAAAGTGTGAGGAAATGAAGCTTACCTCCAAAAGACTCATAATGGATGTATCCACAAGGTGGAACAGTACTTACAACATGCTTGTAAGGTTGCAGGAATTGCAATGGCCAATTTTGGCTATacttggaaataaaaatatcacaaatgccACCAAAGCCTCCGCTCTTACAATCAAGCCTGGGGACTGGGAGATTTTCAAGCAGTTGATTCCAGTACTTGAACCTTTTGCAGAGGCTACTGATCTTTTAGGAGGCGAAAAATATGTCTCGATATCGATAAAGAATCCATACATCAAGGGATTGAAAAAACATCTGTCACGCGAGAAAGATGATGAACTTTTGGTAATCCGGCAGTTCAGACAAAAAGTAAAAGGCGAAATGGAGGAGCGATTTCCTATTGATCTTAATGATATCAGCTCGAAGGCAATGGCTCTGGATCCCAGATATAAACTGCGGGGACTTCGTACTGTGGAGTCACTTCAG CTCAAAAGTGCAATCGAATTGGAACTCACAGTCTTATTTGAACAAACAGTTGTTGAAAAAGCTGAACCTTCATCTTCTTCAGTTCAGCAATCGACATCCATCATAAGCCTTGCCTTCGAATCATCAGAGTCCGATGACAGTGCAGATACTGAGGTCCCAGTGGTTGCCAATGAAGTGAACAAATTTTTTAGTTCCAAAGTACTTTCTGAATGTTCAAACCCCCTCACTTGGTGGAAAGAGCAAAACGCTAATTATCCAAACTTGAGCAAGCTTGTTGGCAAATATATGTGTGTAACAGCAACATCAACCCCAAGTGAGCGATTATTTTCTGCAGCTGGAAACACTGCCACTGAGCTCAGATCAAGCCTCACCGGATCACATGTGGAAGctcttgtatttttaaaatgcaattctgacatatga